From a region of the Helianthus annuus cultivar XRQ/B chromosome 5, HanXRQr2.0-SUNRISE, whole genome shotgun sequence genome:
- the LOC110940155 gene encoding uncharacterized protein LOC110940155 isoform X2 codes for MKEAVVVSVAVSTVRLAGRSNYRIWKAQMFCLIKSQVLLHIIDAENPFPEDNMIVQYDELVKGWIFGTMSDHVNNFVGQPIRDSEVSLKPEHFEGLRFDFTKGLNKKFSLSHR; via the exons ATGAAAGAAGCTGTAGTAGTTTCAGTAGCAGTATCAACAG TGAGGCTTGCAGGTCGCAGCAACTATCGTATCTGGAAGGCTCAGATGTTTTGCCTCATAAAAAGTCAGGTGTTGCTTCATATCATTGATGCTGAAAATCCTTTTCCAGAGGATAACATGATTGTCCaatatgacgaacttgtcaaaggTTGGATCTTTGGTACTATGAGCGACCATGTAAATAATTTTGTAGGTCAACCAATACGCGATTCTGAAG TGTCCTTGAAGCCTGAACATTTTGAGGGTTTGCGTTTTGATTTTACCAAGGGTCTCAATAAAAAATTCTCACTAAGTCACAGGTAA
- the LOC110940155 gene encoding uncharacterized protein LOC110940155 isoform X1, which produces MCRGSTSSNVSDERSCSSFSSSINRLDHPFLPTLYTHFETDKFLPIVGPPVNVTNFVSVRLAGRSNYRIWKAQMFCLIKSQVLLHIIDAENPFPEDNMIVQYDELVKGWIFGTMSDHVNNFVGQPIRDSEVSLKPEHFEGLRFDFTKGLNKKFSLSHR; this is translated from the exons ATGTGTAGAGGAAGTACAAGCAGCAATGTAAGTGATGAAAGAAGCTGTAGTAGTTTCAGTAGCAGTATCAACAGGTTGGACCACCCGTTTCTTCCAACATTATACACTCATTTTGAGACCGATAAGTTTCTTCCAATCGTTGGACCACCAGTTAACGTCACCAACTTCGTTTCAGTGAGGCTTGCAGGTCGCAGCAACTATCGTATCTGGAAGGCTCAGATGTTTTGCCTCATAAAAAGTCAGGTGTTGCTTCATATCATTGATGCTGAAAATCCTTTTCCAGAGGATAACATGATTGTCCaatatgacgaacttgtcaaaggTTGGATCTTTGGTACTATGAGCGACCATGTAAATAATTTTGTAGGTCAACCAATACGCGATTCTGAAG TGTCCTTGAAGCCTGAACATTTTGAGGGTTTGCGTTTTGATTTTACCAAGGGTCTCAATAAAAAATTCTCACTAAGTCACAGGTAA